Proteins encoded by one window of Anopheles maculipalpis chromosome 2RL, idAnoMacuDA_375_x, whole genome shotgun sequence:
- the LOC126557086 gene encoding ATP-binding cassette sub-family B member 6 encodes MIHYCPTNTSMDVVWFNHGVSQCFMDTVAMGTIGGFLLIFGTLQLIMYLRHATEIDTQRIRKSRLYSFQLFLLLLMPLLTATRFVLEGFIFEGAQVYGFMILSIVVALFAYPFSIVLLVKERYYQLPSVPTRGHGLVLLIFWTLVFIVQNVAFINLNYRDAWFQLETVRDKVEFGMFVARYTITMLLFVIGLKAPGITSTQFTEEYQNLHRAQENQSTFSNAWTKMRTLLPFLWPKKDALLQFRVVFCFLLLIAGRLINVYVQIYNKKIVDSLTEKPAVFRWDWILLYVGFKFLQGGGTGSMGLLNNLRSFLWIRIQQYTTREIELELFRHLHSLSLRWHLNRKTGEVLRVMDRGTDSINNLLNYILFSITPTIVDILIAVVFFITAFNWWFGFIVFLTMTLYIVSTIMVTEWRTKFQRRMNLADNQQKARSVDSLLNFETVKYYGAEQYEVSCYRDAILKFQEEEWRSIITLNILNTMQNIIVCGGLLAGSMLCAYLVVYEEGLTVGDYVLFASYIIQLYVPLNWFGTFYRAIQKNFVDMENMFDLMREEQEVLDAPSAPGLAVARGRIDFNDVTFAYNAERLVLRNVSFSVPGGKTVAIVGPSGAGKSTIMRLLFRFYDVNSGSISVDGQNIKTVRQASLRQAIGVVPQDTVLFNNSIKYNIQYGRVGAPEADVIMAARSADIHERILTFPEQYETQVGERGLRLSGGEKQRVAIARTILKSPSIVLLDEATSALDTQTERNIQTALAKVCANRTTIIIAHRLSTIIHADEILVLKEGAIVERGRHEMLLDQNGVYAEMWNQQLKNLELGSNAADEGALVDGNGQVANGTPNKLPAIAPPKPHHHH; translated from the exons ATGATCCACTACTGTCCGACCAACACGTCCATGGACGTGGTTTGGTTCAATCATGGCGTCTCGCAATGCTTCATGGATACCGTCGCGATGGGAACGATCGGAGGATTTCTTCTCATTTTCGGTACACTGCAGCTGATCATGTATCTGCGCCATGCAACGGAAATCGACACGCAACGGATACGCAAGTCACGTTTGTACAGTTTccaactgtttctgctgctcCTGATGCCGCTGCTCACCGCGACACGATTCGTGCTGGAAGGCTTCATCTTCGAAGGTGCGCAGGTGTACGGTTTCATGATCCTATCGATCGTAGTAGCCCTATTTGCTTATCCGTTCTCTATCGTACTGCTCGTGAAGGAGCGTTACTATCAGCTACCTTCCGTACCGACACGTGGCCATGGATTGGTTTTGCTCATCTTCTGGACGTTGGTGTTTATTGTGCAGAACGTTGCCTTCATCAATCTCAATTACCGCGACGCATGGTTTCAGCTGGAAACGGTGCGAGATAAGGTAGAGTTCGGGATGTTTGTGGCACGGTACACGATCACCATGCTACTGTTTGTGATCGGGCTGAAGGCACCGGGCATAACGTCCACCCAGTTCACCGAAGAGTACCAAAATCTGCACCGGGCGCAGGAAAATCAATCCACGTTCAGCAACGCGTGGACCAAAATGCGAACCTTGCTACCGTTCCTGTGGCCCAAAAAGGACGCATTACTACAGTTTCGTGTagttttctgcttcttgctgcttATAGCCGGCCGTCTCATTAACGTGTACGTGCAGATCTATAACAAAAAGATCGTCGACAGTCTAACGGAAAAGCCGGCCGTATTTCGCTGGGACTGGATACTGCTGTACGTTGGGTTTAAGTTCCTACAGGGTGGCGGTACCGGATCGATGGGACTGTTGAACAATTTGCGCAGCTTTCTGTGGATTCGCATCCAGCAGTACACGACGCGCGAGATCGAGCTGGAACTGTTCCGCCATCTGCACAGTTTATCGCTACGGTGGCATTTGAACCGTAAAACGGGCGAAGTGTTGCGCGTGATGGATCGTGGCACGGACAGTATTAACAACCTGCTGAACTACATCTTGTTTTCGATTACGCCGACCATCGTGGACATTTTGATTGCGGTCGTGTTCTTCATCACGGCATTCAACTGGTGGTTTggatttattgtgtttttaacCATGACGTTGTACATAG TCTCAACAATAATGGTTACGGAATGGCGCACCAAATTCCAACGCCGCATGAATTTGGCCGACAATCAGCAGAAGGCCCGTAGCGTCGATTCGTTGCTCAACTTCGAAACGGTGAAGTACTACGGGGCTGAGCAGTATGAAGTTTCCTGTTACCGGGACGCAATTCTCAAGTTCCAG GAAGAAGAATGGCGCTCGATTATCACGCTGAACATCCTCAACACAATGCAAAATATCATTGTTTGCGGCGGTTTGCTCGCCGGATCGATGCTGTGCGCGTATCTTGTCGTATACGAGGAAGGATTAACCGTCGGTGATTATGTACTGTTTGCCAGCTATATAATTCAACTTTACGTACCGCTCAATTGGTTCGGTACCTTCTACAG AGCAATCCAGAAAAATTTCGTCGACATGGAAAACATGTTTGATCTGATGCGCGAAGAGCAGGAAGTACTGGACGCACCATCCGCACCCGGACTAGCGGTCGCACGTGGTCGTATCGATTTCAACGATGTTACGTTCGCTTACAACGCAGAACGGCTAGTGTTGCGCAACGTTAGCTTCAGCGTGCCCGGTGGCAAAACGGTGGCCATTGTCGGTCCATCAGGCGCGGGCAAGAGTACGATAATGCGTCTGCTGTTCCGTTTCTACGACGTCAACAGTGGTTCGATATCGGTCGATGGACAGAACATAAAAACCGTGCGCCAAGCATCGCTACGTCAAGCGATAGGTGTTGTACCGCAGGACACGGTACTGTTTAACAATTCGATCAAGTACAACATCCAGTACGGTCGGGTCGGAGCACCCGAAGCGGACGTCATCATGGCGGCAAGGAGTGCCGATATACACGAGCGAATTTTAACCTTCCCGGAACAGTACGAAACGCAGGTCGGTGAGCGTGGATTGCGCCTGAGCGGAGGTGAAAAGCAACGTGTGGCAATAGCACGTACCATTCTTAAGTCACCGTCAATTGTACTGCTGGACGAAGCTACCAGCGCGCTGGACACACAAACGGAGCGTAATATCCAAACGGCACTGGCAAAGGTATGCGCTAACCGGACGACGATCATCATTGCACACCGGCTCTCGACGATCATACATGCGGATGAGATTCTGGTGCTGAAGGAGGGTGCGATTGTTGAGCGCGGTCGGCACGAGATGCTGCTCGACCAGAACGGTGTATATGCGGAGATGTGGAATCAACAGTTGAAAAATTTAGAACTAGGCTCGAATGCGGCGGATGAAGGAGCATTGGTAGATGGGAATGGACAGGTAGCTAATGGAACGCCGAACAAATTGCCTGCAATCGCACCACCAAAacctcatcatcaccattgA
- the LOC126564866 gene encoding uncharacterized protein LOC126564866 — translation MDEDLEFRDMVLKKMEENGSLLDIKAKIRALLYDVIENEHATTLDQPDESDLTSSSFDKESAPHLDVKTLAFELMLETLGSLNLQYTRKILLAESGHRSMGLGSEQLAKQLKLDDSSNAPLAQPVLISLINKLRNGNNPLTTATNANYEEKLTEDTQHSAQHDPDVL, via the exons ATGGATGAAGATCTGGAATTCCGCGACATGGTTTTGAAAAAGATGGAAGAAAATGGCTCCCTACTCGATATTAAG GCTAAAATACGCGCTCTACTTTACGATGTTATTGAAAATGAACATGCTACCACCCTGGATCAACCGGATGAAAGTGATCTTACCTCTAGTTCGTTTGACAAAGAATCTGCACCTCATCTAGATGTTAAAACGTTAGCTTTCGAACTGATGCTGGAAACCTTGGGATCGTTAAATCTCCAGTATACAAGGAAAATCTTGCTGGCTGAATCAGGACATCGAAGTATGGGACTTGGTTCGGAGCAATTGGCAAAGCAGCTAAAGCTTGACGATTCATCAAACGCTCCGCTAGCACAACCTGTTTTGATTTCGCTGATAAACAAACTGCGCAATGGAAACAATCCGCTCACCACTGCAACGAATGCAAACTACGAAGAAAAGCTCACAGAAGACACACAGCACAGTGCTCAACATGATCCGGATGTTTTATGA
- the LOC126559539 gene encoding mitochondrial import inner membrane translocase subunit Tim13-like yields the protein MDVSLENLSSSQKDELMTTIKQKIAIANAQELVTKMTEKCFRKCVGKPGQDLDGSEQKCIAMCMDRFMDSWNVVSRALTQRLQQEQYKG from the exons ATGGACGTTTCGCTCGAGAATCTATCATCGTCACAGAAGGATGAGCTGATGACCACAATCAAGCAGAAGATTGCGATAGCCAACGCTCAGGAACTAGTCACC AAAATGACGGAAAAATGCTTCAGAAAATGTGTTGGCAAACCCGGCCAAGATTTGGATGGATCAGAACAG AAATGCATCGCCATGTGCATGGATAGGTTTATGGACTCATGGAATGTCGTTTCGAGAGCATTAACTCAACGTTTACAACAGGAACAGTACAAGGGATAA
- the LOC126558037 gene encoding selenocysteine insertion sequence-binding protein 2, which yields MAANMSGQPMAASVHHSGPQHSASTPGSGQAGAGSATHSSHPTSQPPLDGEKLSARKARKEAERQKKQAKKYEEQLKKIRGPKSQKLQIIDESFLEKYRHVQSLPPGPTLKTKKRSKKAPTDVVQINLSECIREQLAVGERSEPKPIVPIVPQQPLLLLHKGKQREVPKEKKLSRLKKDIIRSRTEKGAAGGQQPEDTPQSTNSGAGEQEKTVGNVKGANGVVVNKQSNDRPSQHNLVDSPFLKAIERCCINDGPPPSRDSSEYQNGFPSLRVSAAVSKPTTLRHSRNFRPYCDHFISDELRDLAEDVVVKLFNYQTKAYAKNPIKAVANKRFVVGFNEVLKLLELRKIRLVLVAPDLEPNETIDQMVSNVKMLCRQSQVPYLFALKRRKIGFHLLKKAPISCVGVLSYAGCEDTVKQMLSVVEQERESYRNLMVVDAGC from the exons atggcAGCAAACATGAGCGGTCAACCAATGGCCGCTTCGGTGCACCACTCAGGACCACAGCACAGTGCGTCAACCCCAGGCAGCGGACAAGCTGGTGCGGGCAGCGCCACACACTCCTCCCATCCCACTTCCCAGCCACCGTTGGATGGCGAGAAACTGTCTGCCCGGAAAGCTCGCAAAGAAGCGGAACGACAGAAGAAACAGGCCAAAAAGTATGAGGAGCAGCTGAAAAAGATACGCGGTCCGAAAAGCCAAAAGTTGCAGATTATCGATGAAAGCTTTTTGGAAAAGTACCGGCATGTGCAATCGTTACCACCTGGGCCGACGCTCAAGACGAAGAAGCGCTCGAAAAAGGCACCCACCGACGTGGTGCAGATCAATCTGTCGGAATGCATCCGGGAGCAGCTGGCGGTGGGCGAACGTTCGGAACCGAAGCCGATTGTGCCGATCGTTCCACAGCAaccgttgctgttgctgcacaaAGGCAAGCAGCGGGAAGTGCCAAAGGAAAAGAAGCTGTCACGGCTGAAGAAGGACATTATCCGGAGTCGCACGGAAAAGGGTGCCGCTGGTGGACAGCAACCGGAAGACACACCGCAAAGCACAAACAGTGGTGCCGGAGAGCAGGAGAAGACTGTCGGAAACGTTAAAGGTGCCAACGGTGTCGTTGTGAACAAGCAATCGAACGACAGACCCTCACAGCACAATCTAGTCGATTCGCCATTCCTGAAAGCGATTGAGCGATGCTGCATCAACGATGGACCACCGCCGAGTCGTGATTCTAGCGAGTATCAGAACGGCTTTCCTTCGCTGCGTGTGTCGGCCGCTGTGTCCAAACCTACCACACTGAGACATTCGCGCAACTTTAGACC GTACTGTGACCATTTCATCTCGGATGAGTTGCGGGATTTGGCTGAGGATGTGGTGGTGAAGTTGTTTAACTATCAGACGAAAGCATACGCCAAAAATCCGATCAAAGCCGTCGCCAACAAACGGTTCGTGGTCGGCTTTAACGAGGTGCTGAAGTTGCTGGAGCTTCGTAAGATTCGGCTAGTGCTGGTCGCACCCGATCTCGAACCGAACGAAACCATCGACCAGATGGTGAGCAACGTGAAAATGCTCTGCCGCCAGAGCCAGGTACCGTACCTGTTTGCGCTAAAGCGCAGAAAGATCGGATTTCATCTGCTGAAGAAGGCACCGATCAGTTGCGTCGGGGTGCTGAGTTATGCCGGGTGTGAGGATACCGTCAAGCAGATGCTGTCGGTGGTGGAGCAGGAGCGCGAAAGCTATCGCAATTTGATGGTGGTCGATGCAGGCTGTTGA